The genomic region TCCTCTCTCAGGCTGCTGATTTTTTTGCCATTTCTTGCTGTTGCTTTTCTAGTAGCTCCAATCGCTGTCCTTGCACTGAAAGCATTTCATAGACCTTCTCCAAGTTTATTTTTTCTGTCACCTGATTTTCCTGGCGCTTGACAAAATCTTCAACTATCTCGTTAAGTAATTGTGATGGT from Nostoc flagelliforme CCNUN1 harbors:
- a CDS encoding ribbon-helix-helix domain-containing protein, encoding MKLDTQINFRTSSEIKEELEKIAKNRGLRPSQLLNEIVEDFVKRQENQVTEKINLEKVYEMLSVQGQRLELLEKQQQEMAKKSAA